A stretch of the Thiomicrospira pelophila DSM 1534 genome encodes the following:
- a CDS encoding chemotaxis protein CheW: MTTNKKEFLTFELGKEEYAVEILRVQEIRGWENPDPLPNVPSYVKGVVDLRGTIVPIIDLREKFKLKVSYDVTTVVVVVHVLTNQGERIMGLVVDSVSDVQQFDVASLQAAPDISASIDSQFILGLTTVFNSSAPQKDQNEAGASKKGRMVIVIDIDKLASEGLIEDIEAADAHTIRGNG, translated from the coding sequence GTGACAACGAATAAGAAAGAGTTTTTGACCTTTGAGCTGGGTAAAGAAGAATACGCGGTAGAAATATTACGTGTTCAAGAAATTCGCGGTTGGGAAAACCCCGATCCATTACCGAACGTGCCCAGTTATGTGAAAGGCGTGGTCGACTTACGCGGGACGATTGTGCCGATTATTGATTTACGTGAAAAATTTAAACTGAAGGTCTCTTATGATGTCACGACGGTGGTTGTGGTGGTGCATGTTTTGACTAACCAAGGCGAGCGTATCATGGGCTTGGTGGTCGACTCGGTTTCAGATGTACAGCAGTTTGATGTGGCTAGCTTGCAAGCCGCTCCAGACATTTCGGCCTCTATCGACAGTCAGTTTATTCTAGGGTTAACCACGGTGTTTAACTCAAGTGCGCCACAAAAAGATCAAAATGAAGCAGGGGCGTCTAAAAAAGGTCGCATGGTCATTGTGATTGATATTGACAAACTGGCAAGCGAAGGGCTCATAGAAGATATTGAAGCGGCCGATGCGCACACAATTCGTGGTAATGGTTAA
- the nadB gene encoding L-aspartate oxidase, protein MSNHNLKTDVLIIGSGIAGLSLALKLAHKRNVIVLAKSSLSEGSTMYAQGGIAAVLDPFDSVEAHISDTLNAGAGLCDPQAVRYVAENASKSIEELIALGVPFSPAENSQADYPFHLTQEGGHSHRRVIHAADHTGQSVLSTLIDQVKQHPNIKLLPNHMTVNLITNDDKTRCVGAYVLNKQSRNIYSIQAPFTILATGGASKAYLYTSNPDTSTGDGIAMAWRAGCRVGNMEFNQFHPTCLFHPKDRSFLISEAVRGEGGILRLPNGDAFMTKYDERADLAPRDIVARAIDQEMKIHGIDCVFLDITHKPKAFLESHFPTIYGRCKKLGIDISKEPIPVVPAAHYTCGGIVTNLKGETDLAGLYAIGETAFTGLHGANRLASNSLLEGLVFAEAARQSIESTSIENLAMPEQIPAWDSSRVSEARERILVAHDWDELRRVMWDYVGIVRTDKRLKRAAQRIRNLQNEIDEFYYQHTLDSDLLELRNLVLVSQLMVTSAQKRKESRGLHYNLDYPKTKSRSKPTILKPPKRKNQVN, encoded by the coding sequence GTGTCAAACCATAATCTCAAGACAGATGTTTTAATAATCGGCAGCGGCATTGCTGGTTTATCGTTGGCTTTAAAGCTCGCGCACAAACGCAATGTCATCGTGCTGGCTAAATCGTCTCTATCTGAAGGTAGCACCATGTATGCTCAGGGTGGCATTGCCGCCGTTTTAGATCCTTTTGATTCCGTTGAAGCCCATATTAGCGACACACTCAATGCAGGTGCTGGATTATGTGATCCGCAAGCGGTACGTTATGTGGCCGAAAATGCATCAAAATCCATTGAGGAATTAATAGCATTAGGCGTGCCCTTTAGCCCGGCCGAAAACAGTCAAGCGGATTACCCATTCCATTTAACTCAGGAAGGTGGACATAGTCATCGTCGCGTTATTCATGCCGCCGACCATACTGGCCAATCCGTTTTATCGACTTTGATTGATCAGGTTAAACAACACCCCAATATCAAACTCTTACCCAACCACATGACGGTTAATCTCATTACCAACGATGACAAAACACGATGTGTGGGGGCCTATGTTTTAAACAAACAAAGCCGCAATATTTATAGCATTCAAGCGCCCTTTACAATTTTAGCGACAGGCGGTGCAAGCAAAGCCTATCTTTATACCAGTAATCCTGACACTTCTACTGGCGATGGTATCGCGATGGCTTGGCGTGCCGGTTGTCGAGTCGGCAATATGGAGTTTAACCAATTTCATCCGACCTGTTTATTTCACCCTAAGGATCGTTCCTTTTTAATAAGCGAGGCTGTGCGTGGTGAAGGTGGTATTTTACGCTTACCAAATGGCGACGCCTTTATGACGAAATACGATGAGCGAGCTGACTTGGCACCACGAGATATTGTGGCAAGAGCGATTGACCAAGAAATGAAAATTCACGGTATTGACTGTGTATTTTTAGATATTACTCATAAACCTAAAGCATTTTTAGAGTCCCACTTTCCCACTATCTATGGTCGCTGCAAAAAACTCGGCATCGACATCAGCAAAGAACCGATTCCGGTGGTCCCAGCCGCTCACTATACTTGCGGGGGTATTGTCACTAATTTAAAAGGCGAAACCGATCTGGCGGGCTTATACGCAATTGGTGAAACGGCCTTTACGGGCTTACATGGTGCCAACCGCCTAGCGAGTAATTCGTTATTAGAAGGGTTAGTGTTTGCTGAAGCCGCTCGCCAAAGCATTGAGTCGACGAGTATTGAAAACCTTGCTATGCCTGAACAAATTCCGGCTTGGGACAGCAGTCGTGTTAGCGAAGCGCGGGAGCGAATTTTAGTTGCTCACGATTGGGACGAGTTAAGGCGCGTCATGTGGGATTACGTCGGTATTGTTCGAACCGACAAACGACTTAAGCGCGCGGCGCAACGTATTCGCAACCTGCAAAATGAAATTGACGAATTTTATTATCAACATACACTCGATAGCGACCTGCTCGAGCTACGCAACCTGGTCTTGGTTTCCCAACTAATGGTAACCAGCGCACAAAAACGCAAAGAAAGCCGCGGGCTACACTACAACTTGGATTATCCTAAAACTAAAAGTCGATCCAAACCTACCATTTTGAAGCCCCCAAAACGAAAAAACCAAGTGAATTAA
- a CDS encoding SoxR reducing system RseC family protein, with translation MSSSETLVAYAQVEEVSEQYAYIRTQRESGCGGCRSEQTCGTSTLARLFSMGTQPLLKLPNDINARPGDQVELALEGHNLISQAFMAYGLPLIGLFIGALLALWLWPDGGDIATITGSLLGLTIAWWWVKRYHQPLQPKLVRVVLNKMLNGEESKL, from the coding sequence ATGAGTTCGAGTGAAACCTTGGTGGCTTATGCTCAGGTTGAAGAGGTATCAGAGCAGTATGCTTATATCCGAACCCAGCGTGAATCTGGATGTGGAGGCTGTCGCTCAGAACAAACTTGTGGTACCAGTACATTGGCTCGATTGTTTTCGATGGGTACGCAACCCTTATTGAAACTTCCTAACGATATTAATGCCAGGCCTGGTGATCAGGTAGAACTGGCGTTAGAAGGGCATAACTTAATCAGTCAAGCCTTTATGGCCTATGGTTTGCCACTGATTGGTTTGTTTATTGGTGCCTTGTTAGCCTTGTGGTTATGGCCTGATGGGGGAGATATCGCCACTATTACAGGCAGCTTGCTTGGATTAACCATCGCTTGGTGGTGGGTAAAGCGATATCACCAGCCATTACAGCCTAAATTGGTGCGTGTTGTTTTGAACAAAATGCTTAACGGAGAAGAGAGTAAATTATGA
- a CDS encoding DegQ family serine endoprotease: MKKQTLSWFAWVVLAIPALSLANPAGLPDFTQLVEQNYQAVVNISTTRTEATSGREALPPQFRGLPDDFLRHFFGIDPEQGKRAPERRSQSVGSGFIISEDGYILTNHHVIAEADTVTVRLNDRQEYKAEVVGSDPRTDVALLKVAADDLPVVRTGSSEDLKVGEWVLAIGAPFGLDYTVTAGIVSAKGRSLPDDTYVPFIQTDVAINPGNSGGPLINLDGEVIGINAQIFTQSGGFMGLSFAIPIEIAMNVVDQLKNTGKVERGFLGVQVQEVTSDLARSFDMDKPQGALVAQAYPDTPAEKAGLESGDIILSFNGTVIEKSTDLPPAVGITPLGETVEIVILRQGKRMTLKTRLAALDEYGPMGGSQESSATHSTQLNVKLEEISDEDLKRLNLPFGVGVAEVGDGLAKKNGILEGDVLVSINFQPIRSVKDVDAVLSKAKKGQSLPVRVVRGGRSIFLALVMD; encoded by the coding sequence ATGAAAAAACAAACACTTAGTTGGTTTGCCTGGGTTGTGTTAGCCATACCAGCCTTAAGTCTTGCCAATCCAGCCGGATTGCCTGATTTTACTCAATTGGTAGAGCAGAATTATCAGGCGGTCGTTAATATCAGCACAACACGAACCGAAGCAACTTCAGGGCGCGAGGCTTTACCGCCGCAATTTCGCGGTTTGCCAGATGATTTTTTAAGACATTTTTTTGGAATCGACCCAGAACAGGGTAAGCGCGCTCCAGAGCGTCGTTCTCAATCGGTTGGCTCAGGCTTTATTATCAGTGAAGATGGTTATATTTTGACCAATCACCACGTTATTGCCGAAGCCGATACGGTAACCGTAAGATTAAACGACCGTCAGGAATACAAGGCCGAAGTAGTGGGAAGTGACCCACGTACCGACGTCGCGTTACTTAAAGTAGCCGCCGATGATTTACCGGTTGTTCGTACCGGTAGCAGTGAAGATTTAAAAGTCGGCGAATGGGTGTTGGCGATTGGCGCGCCTTTTGGGCTGGATTACACGGTAACTGCGGGTATTGTGAGCGCCAAAGGCCGTAGCTTACCGGATGATACTTATGTGCCTTTTATTCAAACGGACGTAGCCATCAATCCAGGCAACTCAGGCGGGCCTTTGATCAACCTTGATGGCGAAGTCATTGGGATTAATGCCCAAATCTTTACCCAAAGCGGTGGGTTTATGGGCTTGTCATTCGCGATTCCGATTGAAATTGCGATGAATGTGGTCGATCAGCTAAAAAATACCGGTAAAGTCGAGCGCGGGTTTTTGGGGGTTCAGGTTCAAGAAGTGACCAGCGATTTAGCGCGTTCTTTTGATATGGATAAACCGCAAGGCGCGTTGGTTGCGCAGGCCTATCCTGATACACCAGCCGAAAAGGCCGGTTTGGAATCGGGCGATATTATTTTGAGCTTTAATGGTACGGTGATTGAAAAGTCGACTGACTTGCCACCAGCCGTTGGTATTACGCCATTAGGTGAAACGGTAGAAATTGTCATTTTACGCCAAGGCAAACGTATGACGTTAAAAACGCGTTTGGCCGCGTTGGACGAATACGGCCCCATGGGTGGTTCTCAGGAATCAAGCGCGACGCATAGCACTCAATTAAATGTAAAGTTAGAGGAAATTAGCGATGAAGACCTCAAACGATTGAATTTACCTTTTGGGGTTGGCGTGGCTGAAGTGGGTGACGGATTAGCCAAGAAAAACGGAATTTTAGAAGGGGATGTGTTGGTTAGTATTAACTTCCAACCCATTCGTAGCGTGAAAGATGTGGATGCCGTATTGTCAAAAGCCAAAAAAGGCCAATCATTGCCCGTTAGAGTTGTGCGTGGTGGCCGTTCGATCTTTTTAGCTTTGGTTATGGATTAG
- the lepA gene encoding translation elongation factor 4, with protein MSQPIKHIRNFSIIAHIDHGKSTIADRFIHLCGGLTDREMEMQVLDSMDIERERGITIKAQSVTLQFPSDDGNTYQLNFIDTPGHVDFSYEVSRSLAACEGALLVVDASQGVEAQTVANCYTAIEQGLEVIPVLNKIDLPAAEPDRVKAEIEEIIGIEADEAINASAKAGIGIKETLEQIVARVPAPVGDLDGPLKALIIDSWFDSYLGVVSLVRVLDGKLTKKMKMRVMSTGEDHEIGDVGIFTPKRTSRDSLSAGEVGYVVAGIKNIDGAPVGDTLTDAKNPAKERMPGFKPVQPRVFAGLFPISSEDYENLREALRKLRLNDAALHFEPETSEALGFGFRCGFLGMLHMEIVQERLEREYNLDLISTAPTVVYELKTKKGEILKIDNPSELPEVSLIEEIREPIIQANILVPQEHIGAVMKLCIEKRGVQKHMSYAGNQISISFEMPLNEVVLDFFDRLKSTSRGYASMDYEFKRFQADDLVRVDFLINGEPVDALAMITHRSVAPSRGKEMIEKLKDIIPRQMFEVAIQAAIGGKIIGRTNVKAMRKNVLAKCYGGDVSRKKKLLEKQKEGKKRMKTIGRVELPQEAFMAILNTGGSDK; from the coding sequence ATGTCACAACCAATAAAACATATCCGTAATTTCTCAATTATTGCGCATATTGATCACGGAAAATCAACGATTGCCGATCGTTTTATCCATCTTTGCGGTGGACTAACAGACCGTGAAATGGAAATGCAAGTTTTAGATTCGATGGATATTGAGCGTGAACGTGGTATTACGATTAAAGCTCAGAGTGTGACCTTGCAGTTCCCGTCAGACGATGGCAACACTTATCAGCTTAACTTCATTGATACGCCTGGACATGTCGACTTTTCTTATGAAGTATCGCGCTCGCTTGCGGCTTGTGAAGGCGCTTTGCTGGTTGTGGACGCATCACAAGGCGTTGAAGCCCAAACGGTTGCCAACTGTTATACCGCGATTGAACAAGGGCTGGAAGTGATTCCGGTACTCAATAAAATCGATTTACCGGCCGCCGAGCCCGATCGCGTTAAAGCTGAGATTGAAGAAATTATTGGGATTGAAGCGGATGAAGCCATTAATGCCAGTGCGAAAGCCGGTATTGGGATTAAAGAAACTTTAGAACAAATTGTGGCACGAGTGCCCGCACCAGTGGGGGATCTAGATGGCCCGTTAAAAGCGCTAATTATTGATTCCTGGTTCGATAGCTACTTGGGTGTGGTTTCGTTGGTGCGTGTGTTAGACGGTAAACTGACCAAAAAAATGAAGATGCGAGTCATGTCGACAGGGGAAGACCATGAAATTGGCGATGTCGGTATCTTTACTCCCAAACGAACGTCTAGAGATTCATTAAGTGCGGGTGAAGTAGGTTATGTTGTGGCCGGTATCAAGAATATTGATGGTGCGCCAGTAGGGGATACCTTAACCGATGCTAAAAACCCAGCCAAAGAACGTATGCCTGGTTTTAAACCTGTGCAACCTCGCGTATTTGCCGGTTTATTTCCAATCAGCTCAGAGGATTATGAAAACTTACGTGAAGCCTTGCGTAAATTACGTTTAAACGATGCCGCTTTGCATTTTGAACCGGAAACCTCCGAGGCGTTAGGCTTTGGTTTCCGTTGTGGTTTCTTAGGCATGTTGCATATGGAGATTGTCCAAGAACGTTTAGAACGTGAATATAACCTGGACTTGATCAGTACCGCACCTACCGTAGTCTATGAATTGAAAACCAAGAAGGGCGAGATCCTCAAAATTGATAACCCATCCGAATTGCCGGAAGTGAGTTTGATTGAGGAAATTCGAGAGCCGATTATTCAAGCCAATATTTTAGTGCCTCAAGAACATATCGGCGCCGTAATGAAGCTTTGTATTGAAAAGCGAGGCGTACAAAAACACATGAGTTATGCGGGTAACCAAATCTCAATCAGTTTTGAAATGCCGTTAAACGAAGTGGTATTGGATTTCTTTGATCGTTTAAAGTCCACCAGTCGTGGTTATGCTTCGATGGATTATGAGTTTAAACGTTTCCAAGCCGATGACTTGGTTCGTGTCGACTTCTTGATCAACGGTGAACCAGTGGATGCCTTAGCGATGATTACTCACCGCTCGGTCGCGCCATCTCGTGGTAAAGAAATGATCGAAAAATTGAAAGATATTATTCCGCGTCAAATGTTTGAAGTTGCGATTCAAGCCGCGATTGGTGGCAAGATTATTGGCCGAACCAACGTCAAAGCGATGCGTAAAAATGTATTGGCCAAGTGTTATGGCGGCGATGTGTCGCGTAAAAAGAAACTGTTAGAGAAGCAAAAAGAAGGCAAAAAACGCATGAAGACTATTGGACGCGTTGAACTGCCACAAGAGGCCTTTATGGCTATACTCAATACCGGAGGATCGGATAAGTGA
- the lepB gene encoding signal peptidase I, producing the protein MNFELILVIITAVTGVIVFVDKLVWRQKRLESATTQKEPMLIEYSRSLFPVFLIVLVLRSFIIEPFRIPSGSMYPTLEIGDFIVVNKSAYGIRLPVIQNKLIPLGEPERGDVVVFRYPLDPNVDYIKRIVGLPGDQISYIDKKLYVNGQLADQTPIGRYVGIDSGSVMTGAVLLKEQLTDDLTHEILIDPDRSGQNLNTVVVPEGHYFAMGDNRDHSADSRSWGFVPDENLKGRAFGIWMNWDDGIHFNRIGKGIN; encoded by the coding sequence GTGAACTTTGAATTAATTTTGGTGATCATCACGGCGGTGACGGGGGTGATCGTCTTTGTCGATAAACTGGTCTGGCGTCAAAAGCGTTTAGAGTCCGCTACCACCCAAAAAGAACCGATGTTGATCGAATATTCGCGTTCTTTATTTCCGGTATTTCTAATTGTTTTAGTTTTACGCTCATTTATTATCGAGCCTTTCCGCATCCCATCCGGTTCTATGTATCCAACCCTTGAGATTGGCGACTTTATTGTGGTCAACAAATCGGCCTATGGCATTCGTTTACCTGTCATTCAAAATAAGTTGATTCCATTAGGTGAACCTGAGCGCGGTGACGTTGTGGTGTTCCGTTACCCGTTAGATCCAAATGTGGATTATATTAAGCGTATTGTGGGGTTACCGGGCGACCAAATTAGTTATATTGATAAAAAGCTTTATGTAAACGGTCAACTAGCCGATCAAACCCCAATTGGCCGTTATGTCGGGATAGATTCAGGCTCGGTGATGACCGGCGCGGTCTTGCTAAAAGAGCAGCTAACAGATGATTTAACCCATGAGATTCTGATTGACCCAGATCGTAGCGGACAAAACCTTAATACGGTGGTAGTGCCAGAAGGGCATTACTTTGCAATGGGCGACAATCGTGACCATAGTGCCGACAGCCGCAGCTGGGGTTTTGTGCCGGATGAAAACTTGAAAGGTCGTGCATTTGGTATTTGGATGAATTGGGATGACGGCATTCATTTTAATCGCATTGGTAAGGGGATCAACTAA
- the rnc gene encoding ribonuclease III has translation MPLDVEREAKLKELSNKLGYQFSDSSWLNLALTHRSLGAKNNERLEFLGDSLVNFMVADILFHQFTKLPEGDLSRIRAHLVKGETLAEIGREYDLSLYLSLGPGELKSGGYRRDSIIADSVEAIIAAIYKDGGLEACRSFVQRIYAQRLQALDPKKVGKDPKTRLQEWLQSRQEPLPEYSIISVNGAAHAQHFTVACYVSKLNTKFEATDTSRRKAEQQAAEYALAALAKQ, from the coding sequence ATGCCATTGGATGTTGAAAGAGAAGCCAAGCTCAAAGAGTTATCAAACAAGCTTGGCTATCAATTTAGTGATTCAAGTTGGCTAAACTTAGCGTTAACCCACCGTAGTTTGGGGGCTAAAAATAACGAACGTCTTGAGTTTTTAGGAGACAGTTTAGTCAACTTTATGGTCGCTGATATTTTGTTTCACCAATTTACCAAGTTACCAGAAGGCGATTTAAGCCGTATTCGCGCGCATTTAGTTAAAGGTGAAACCCTAGCTGAAATTGGGCGTGAATACGATTTAAGTCTTTATCTAAGCTTGGGGCCGGGTGAGCTAAAAAGTGGTGGTTACCGTCGTGACTCCATTATTGCCGACTCGGTTGAAGCCATTATTGCCGCCATATATAAAGACGGTGGCTTAGAGGCTTGTCGCAGTTTTGTTCAGCGTATTTATGCTCAACGTTTACAAGCATTAGACCCGAAGAAAGTGGGTAAAGACCCAAAAACTCGCTTGCAAGAATGGTTGCAGTCGCGCCAAGAGCCCTTGCCAGAATATAGCATCATCAGTGTTAATGGTGCGGCTCACGCTCAACATTTTACCGTGGCTTGTTATGTATCCAAGCTCAATACCAAATTTGAAGCCACTGATACCAGTCGGCGTAAAGCAGAACAACAGGCCGCAGAATATGCGCTTGCCGCCTTGGCAAAACAATGA
- the era gene encoding GTPase Era, with amino-acid sequence MDTEHFKAGFAAVIGRPNVGKSTLMNELLGQKLSITSHKPQTTRHRIHGIFTAPQHQIVYVDTPGMHLGGQKSINRYMNRTAKSAFSGVDVILFVVEAGRWSKEDQAVADQLRGVEAPVVLLVNKVDKFKNKTDLLPYLQSLNGKVDFHTVIPVSAFKKSGLDLIQKEVVNALPTQPPIFPEDYITDRSTKFLISEIVREKLMRSLGDEVPYGATVEIERFEQDPETGRWEINARILVEREGQKRIIIGDKGEKIKQMGTEARKDMIALLENRVHLELWVKVKENWSDDDRALASLGYTDSIYD; translated from the coding sequence ATGGACACTGAACATTTTAAAGCCGGATTTGCCGCCGTAATTGGTCGTCCCAATGTGGGCAAGTCGACTTTAATGAATGAGCTACTAGGCCAGAAATTAAGCATTACCTCACATAAACCGCAAACCACCCGCCACCGCATTCACGGTATCTTTACCGCGCCACAGCATCAAATTGTGTATGTGGATACGCCGGGTATGCATTTGGGCGGTCAAAAGTCGATTAACCGTTATATGAATCGCACCGCAAAAAGTGCCTTTTCTGGGGTCGATGTCATTTTGTTTGTGGTAGAAGCCGGGCGCTGGAGCAAAGAAGATCAAGCCGTAGCTGATCAATTACGCGGCGTTGAAGCGCCGGTTGTATTATTGGTTAATAAGGTAGATAAGTTTAAGAATAAAACCGACTTGTTACCCTATTTGCAAAGCTTAAATGGTAAGGTCGATTTTCATACCGTCATTCCGGTATCCGCGTTTAAGAAAAGCGGCTTAGACTTAATTCAAAAAGAAGTCGTGAACGCCTTGCCGACCCAACCCCCCATCTTCCCCGAAGATTACATAACCGATCGTTCCACCAAGTTTTTAATTTCAGAAATTGTGCGCGAAAAATTGATGCGCAGTTTGGGTGATGAAGTGCCTTACGGTGCCACAGTAGAAATTGAGCGTTTTGAGCAGGACCCGGAAACAGGTCGATGGGAAATTAACGCACGTATTCTGGTGGAGCGTGAAGGTCAAAAACGCATTATTATTGGCGATAAGGGCGAGAAGATTAAACAGATGGGCACCGAAGCACGTAAGGACATGATTGCGTTGCTTGAAAATCGGGTTCACCTTGAGCTTTGGGTAAAAGTAAAAGAAAACTGGTCGGATGATGACCGCGCCTTAGCCAGTTTAGGTTATACCGATTCAATTTACGATTGA
- the recO gene encoding DNA repair protein RecO, translated as MIYQQPAFVLHSRPYRETSVMLTLFTPEFGKLNATVRGVRSGGKAAVQKQAWLQPFQALQIQWRGAENQVSEWIHPQGFEPHGLSIGLKGEASLCGLYLNELLYRLLQTCAPMEALFLHYQTTLQSLQQAVNRDHQAWCLRQFELALLSELGYELDLLQDQQAQPILDSVSYTYRPELGLIALHPNYANSSEWNISGECIIKLAQKAFCKDCLPAWKQLMRRVLHPHLGPKPLATRQLFKSF; from the coding sequence ATGATTTATCAGCAGCCGGCGTTCGTTTTACATAGCCGACCCTATCGGGAAACCAGTGTGATGTTAACGCTGTTCACACCTGAGTTTGGTAAGTTAAATGCCACCGTGCGTGGTGTTCGGTCTGGCGGCAAAGCCGCGGTACAAAAGCAGGCCTGGTTGCAACCCTTCCAGGCTTTGCAAATACAATGGCGGGGTGCTGAAAATCAAGTCAGTGAATGGATTCACCCACAAGGCTTTGAGCCGCATGGTTTAAGCATTGGTCTGAAAGGTGAAGCCAGTTTATGTGGTTTGTATCTAAATGAGTTGTTATATCGTTTGCTACAAACTTGTGCGCCGATGGAAGCGTTATTTTTACACTACCAAACTACCTTACAATCACTGCAGCAGGCCGTTAATAGAGACCACCAGGCCTGGTGCTTACGTCAGTTTGAGTTGGCGTTATTATCCGAACTGGGTTATGAATTGGATTTGCTACAAGATCAGCAAGCTCAGCCAATATTGGATTCAGTTTCGTATACTTACCGGCCCGAGCTAGGTTTAATCGCGTTGCACCCTAATTATGCAAACTCGTCTGAGTGGAATATTTCTGGCGAGTGTATTATTAAGCTCGCTCAGAAAGCCTTTTGTAAAGACTGTTTGCCCGCCTGGAAGCAATTAATGCGTCGCGTATTACATCCGCATTTAGGCCCCAAACCCTTGGCCACGCGCCAATTGTTTAAGTCGTTTTAA
- the pdxJ gene encoding pyridoxine 5'-phosphate synthase, protein MNPIFLGLNIDHVATLRQARGTRYPDPIKAALDAEMAGADSITLHLREDRRHIQDEDVYRLMACYQTKVNLEMAVTEEMLTIACKTQPEDVCLVPEKREELTTEGGLDVAGQQEWMTQACARLKDAGCRVSLFIDPDETQIRAAKAVGAPVIELHTGTYAELTKPAEVEAELQRIRKAAELAHSLGLVVNAGHGLHYHNVQAIAAIKVIEELNIGHAIIAQAIYSGLPAAVTEMKRLMVEARQQAYLQD, encoded by the coding sequence ATGAACCCGATTTTTCTAGGATTAAACATTGACCACGTCGCCACCCTTCGCCAAGCACGCGGTACGCGTTATCCAGATCCGATTAAGGCGGCGCTGGATGCCGAAATGGCGGGGGCCGACAGCATTACACTGCACTTGCGTGAAGACCGTCGTCATATTCAGGATGAAGATGTCTATCGCTTAATGGCGTGCTATCAAACCAAAGTAAACCTAGAAATGGCCGTCACGGAAGAGATGCTGACGATTGCCTGCAAAACCCAACCGGAAGATGTGTGCCTAGTGCCTGAAAAGCGCGAAGAACTCACCACTGAGGGCGGCTTGGATGTCGCCGGTCAACAAGAGTGGATGACCCAAGCTTGCGCGCGTTTAAAAGACGCGGGTTGTCGCGTGTCTTTATTTATTGACCCAGATGAAACTCAAATTCGTGCCGCCAAAGCGGTGGGTGCGCCGGTGATTGAATTGCATACCGGCACTTACGCTGAGCTGACTAAGCCAGCGGAAGTGGAAGCCGAGTTGCAACGAATCCGTAAAGCGGCGGAATTGGCGCACAGTTTAGGTTTGGTGGTGAATGCCGGTCATGGCTTGCATTACCATAATGTTCAAGCCATTGCAGCGATTAAGGTGATCGAAGAATTAAACATCGGTCATGCCATTATTGCGCAGGCAATCTACTCAGGCTTACCGGCGGCCGTCACTGAAATGAAACGTTTGATGGTTGAAGCTCGTCAACAAGCCTATTTGCAAGATTAA
- the acpS gene encoding holo-ACP synthase, translated as MVIGIGTDIVDVERIAGLWHRQGSRFAERLLSGSELLELADKAYPERFLAKRWAAKEAISKALGTGISQGVSFHDISIGHTEWGQPLVELTGVALQTAQNLGIQSWRLSISDEKNHAVAFAIAQTDSI; from the coding sequence ATGGTCATTGGAATTGGTACGGACATTGTTGATGTAGAACGCATTGCTGGACTTTGGCACCGTCAAGGTTCACGTTTTGCAGAACGTTTGTTAAGCGGATCAGAGCTGCTTGAACTCGCGGATAAAGCCTATCCAGAACGTTTTTTAGCTAAACGCTGGGCCGCAAAAGAAGCCATTAGTAAAGCCTTAGGAACCGGTATTTCGCAAGGCGTGAGTTTTCATGACATCAGTATTGGACATACGGAATGGGGTCAACCATTGGTTGAATTGACAGGGGTCGCGTTGCAAACGGCGCAAAACTTGGGAATTCAATCTTGGCGTTTGTCGATTAGTGATGAGAAAAATCATGCGGTCGCTTTCGCAATTGCGCAGACGGATTCGATTTAA